The sequence below is a genomic window from Theobroma cacao cultivar B97-61/B2 chromosome 6, Criollo_cocoa_genome_V2, whole genome shotgun sequence.
tgatgttattttttatagaagTTTGGTTTATGCCATCGGAAATTGGAATATGATAGTTTCTTTTGATGTTAATGATAGCAGTCTCGATGACACTACAAAACCACCAAAGTTGAAGATACTCGTGCCTGCAGACAAAAGACACCAAAATTCAGATAACTATTCATATAAAGCATATCTTGTTGAATCATCCAAGGGAAATTTATTCTCTATAAAAAGAGATTTGGATTTCGACGAGGATGATAATTATTTGactaagaaatttaaaattttcaagttgattttggaTGATCAAAGTGGTGAATTGTTAGAGCAAAAGGAGGTGAAGAACATAGACGGAGATATAATATTTGTGGGAGATAACAGAACCTTAGCCATCTCAATTTTAGATTTTCCTGAAGCAGAACAGCCTAATTCTATATATTTCATAGATGATTTGTTCGAAATGTTTGCATATCAGCCATATGGTCCTCGAGATGTTGgtattttcaatataaaagATGAAACTCTTGCAGAACATTATCAATTCAAACCTTCACATAAAAATCTACCCCCTTATACTTGGATCCTACcatcaattgattttaaattaaagtcagtttaaatttatcttaGTTTTGGTATTTGAAGCTCTCTGGAGtcatgtaatattttaattttatatataaaatttggcttttcttttaaattttcctcAATTATCATTATACTATGATACTAggattaaaagtaaaaataaaaataaattattcgGTAGcataataaaaaaggaaaatgggaaaaattcaaataaagcCTCTCTTACTTCCTTCTTTCCCTCCACGGCCACTGTCCATTCCACTTCGCGCGGCCGTCCTCCACCTAAGCCACCATTCCAATCTCTAAATCCTAATTTTGCCCTCCAAGACCCCAACGTTCTGCAATTCATCCTAGCCTTAACAACCCAAATCCAACCACAACAGGTACTCAATAATCCAAGCAGCTGCCACAGTCAGCCTTAGAAGCAGAGAGACACCACACCGCCTCTGGCCTAGTCCCGAAGGAGGTTCGGGAAAGAGCCGACCAGGCCGTGAAGCAGGCGTGGCGAGAGCTTATTGCGTCCAGAAAGAGTCTTACGGCTTGGAAAGTTTCTCAGGCAGCGCCCCACCAGCAGTCCTGGTGGCGCTGCAAGCTGATTCTTGGATCTCGTTGGGATTGGATATGCACCGGACTCCGTCTCTTCAAAAGGCCATAACCATTGAGGAAGGGTAATTAGACAACTGAAATGATATGTTGGTATATAAGCATGTTTTGTTGCGATTTAGTGGTTAATATGGATATTGAAATCCTTGAGGTGGACTAAGGAGGAACTGGCTGCCAATTTTTTGAAGAACCCAAAgtgaaaatgttaaaattatttggagAATGAAATGCGTGGTTTTCCTTCTATATAAGAATATTTATGTTAGGAATGTTACAAAGTTTTACTATTTTAGtcaacttttaattttaagaaagaatttgatttaCTTTAATAGCTAGTAACAAGCAATTACAGAAAAGCAAGTAGCAAAAGCAACAACTAAACAGAGCCTTAAGGGACGAGTAggatttattatttaatttaaatttttttattttttgacttttgagAGTTGAAGATATCTATTGCAGCAAAAATATGGAGTTATATGGAATTATAAACTTTGATGACAAAAAGGTTGATAGTTTTCCTTTGGGGGAGAAGGGAATGGGCAGGGCATATCTCTCTATCCACATTGAAAACAGCTTTTCACATGTAGCagacaaaattgaaaatttctacCCCGCTGCAATTGGAGACCAAATTATTGTTTGAAACATAATGATTATTTCCTTCAatccctcttttttttttttactaatttcTTCCTTTCTACTTTATATTGTTTAGGTAAATGCGTTTATTCAATGTTTTGTGGGAGTATGGAAAATTACTACGTTGTACGAGTTAGACATGGCAATATGTGATAATGAGGGTGTTAAGACGTTTAAAATGCTGGGGCTTGGCCCTTTGCTCCATCATCCACTTGTCTTGCGGTACTTCCTACTGAACTCTGATTATATGGAAGTGTTTAAAATAACAAGTGAGGGTCTAATTGCTCACTTCATGAATATATGGACTgtcatgaaaataaaaaaattattattgatgaattttggattttgttGCTGACAAGCAAGCTTTCACGTGCAAGGAAAAGCTTGGCATGCATATTTGAAGCTTGACGTATGTATTGCTTATCTTCCTACTAACTCTTAGTAGGAAAAGTCTCATGCACTGATAGAACCAATGCCTTAAGAGCTGCATAAAACTTTTTCAGAAAGCATGgcttattttgattttagatTTGTTTTACGGGGATGTATCATGATTTTGTCCCAAATCAGTGAACACTGCTCATAAATTACAACCTCTGATATCTAATCTGTTGGTTCAAAGGCACATTGTTGATTATTATGACATGGTAAAACTTCATTAGTATAGTATCACTTATTTATAACTCTTAGGCCTCAACAGTAAAGGAGTTGGCCTTTTAGTGGTTGTGGAGCTGATATATTGCTTCATGGACTGTGCCAGTAGTTATTATTTCCCTTCTGCTATTTTTTGAGTGAATGCAACGAACTGGGACTGTGTTATGCTACATGAAGCAGGCTTGCTACTTGTCATAGTGGAGTGGATACAGAATTATGCTGCATTTTGTTCCACTGATATCAGTAACATCTTTCTGTCCTCTGAGGGATTAGGGATGAAAACTGGTAGGTCTGAGTTGAAAACAAGGTCAAACATCATTTCCTTTAGATGTTTCTGGTACAAAGCATGTGTTCCAACATTTATTATCCAGTTGATTATTGTCTCCACTCAACAGCATTTCAAAAGAGTCAACATTACAAGAAGGTACTAGAGTTGGCAAAACAAAACCTATCCAACCATCACTTATATCACACTTGACATGAAACCCATTGGAATGAACCTCAGGAGCATCTGTAACCTGCAAAATGCCCAAAAAAATAAGCCCATAGAAACCAGTCATTAACAGAAAACACCCAGTAAGTACCTCTCAATTGAGATTCTTGCAGCAAACAATGCAGGAAATGGTATATTCAACCTTAATGCAGGAAGAAAATCATTCTGTCCATAACCATTGACTAACAATCTAGTGACCACTTTTGGATTCTCAAGAATAGAATAACTGATGTTTTGGCAGTCAAGAAAATTCCATTCTACTTTTGGatatgaaagagaaaatggacaagcttaattaaaattagtaTAATGTTTTCCAGTTCAAGGAAGCTAGCTGCTAAATATTAACTTGAACAAAAGGATAGGAGCCACAATATTTGTCTTGTTTAATTATCTAACCGCTTCCCCCAACTGTCACTCAATGGACCATTTAAGTCTTATTCATACACTTTCAGATATCTTCTACTCAAGACATGAAAACATGGTAACAGATGACATTGCTTGAACAGAGCAAATCAGTGAGAgagaatataaattaaaaaactgaaatatatatagatgAAACTGTTGCTTTCAGCATGCCTGAAACACAGATTTGAAGCCAATGCCTTTCTTCCCCATATATCCAGCAGATACTTTTTTGGTCGAGCTTCCAAAATCACAAAGAGCTCCGATGTTCTGAGCAGAAAAGCCTTGttcattattaaaaagaattatacCCGGCTCTTGAAGAATAGATGTTAGAGTTGGTTCCACAGTTTCAGAGTAGACATTATCATCAGCATTTTCAACCTAAAGCAACACAAAGCTTAATCAGATGCAGTTAACACTTCACCATTTAGTAGCAGCAGTTCAGAAAAATTTAATACTCCTTTATCCCATAATAAGGGTCCTCATCACTATTTTTTGAATGTCCCAAATATATTCTCCACAATCAAAAGTCAAAGGCTCATTATCTAACTTCCAACAACAccctttaataatttttacaaacaCATGCTTTCTTCCTTCAAGGACATAGTGATTCTGTTCTTCCTTCACCTGGAGAGGAAGTTGATGTAGATAGCCCCTCGAATCAGTGGTTATTGTCAGAGTATTCCAGTTTGTTTCTTTTCCCGTGAATTGAGAAGttcaatttatttctctttttattgCATCACATATTCTCTCTCCTCGCATTTTTAATTTGGGATTTTTCCTGGTGGCCTTTATTTATCTTGGAAGCAAGTTTTATTCCCTGATAAGGGAATACAATCAATCCAAACAGCTAATTGTAAACATGAGTATCATTATATATTATAGTTTTATCTACTTCATATTTGCATTTCCTCACTACTTTTTCTTTGACACCTCTATGCGTGCAGGATATTAAGATTTCAACAATATGTCAAATGATCTGATTTTTTGGTATAATACTTACTGATTGGGGGTAAGTTTtggaattttaatttaatcagtCTTTGTAGAAAAGCTTAGCTGTGTATATGACTGTGCATAGAgggagagagggagagagtgGAGGAGGGGGAGAGGGAGGAGCAGAAGCTTTATCAACTTCGTAgttgcattaatttttttttatccgaACACTTGCACATGCAGTCTTAGATAgtagaagagagagagagagagagatacaTATTTGCATTGACACCTGCAAATAATTTTGATCTACATAGACAATGGACAAGTTACAGACTCAGATCTGACACTTGCACTGGATTCCTAGTTTAGTTTccaatctttttaattttaggtGGTACATGTTTGAGGGATCAGttgcatttttatttctcttgaGTACTTATTTCTTTCCTGAATGTTATCGGCATGAGGCTGGACATTgagggtttttcttttaatctcaCTGTAATATGAGGTGCATTTCatggacttttcttttatGCATAGGTTCTGCAAAGAGTGCTCTTCTTTTATACGTCAACAGctcagaagaagaagaaaatgaagtcaATTCTTCTTTGTCTCCTTTTATTAGATTACTAAATGTTGCTGTAAGTCTACCTAAGTGCTAAATTGCAGCAGAATCTAGTAAATGCTCCTTGAATCCTTTCATATCTTCTTTTGAGCAGTTAGTAACTTGAAGAGCATGAGCAAATGAGATAACATTGTTTCCTTTCAACAGTGTATTAAAGCATAATCCTGTTTTTACCTTTTTCGGGGAAAAATGTTTTTCAGTACAGTTGAGGCATTAGTGCTAAGTTGGGGCAGAATTTAGTAAAGGCTCCTTTGACCCCTTCAGTTGAGGCACCTTTATTGAGACACTCACCTTGAGTGCCTAGGGTGTGCACCTTGAAAGGTAGTAGGCACAAAAACGCTCAAGCGGTAAGGGTGGGATGGGGTTGGTAGAATCTTAGATTTGAGCTGTAATAGTCTTCCTTGTAccataaaaagtaaaaaggcaTGCCTCAATTAAGTGGccccattttttttaattgtatgaGATGTGTTTTCAATAGGCATAAAAGGTCAATAAATGTGTTTTTTCAAGAATAAGGAAAGGATAGTCTTGTCTATATGTTATCCATATGTAACTAGACATTTTCGGTTGCTAtcttttcaaataaactttgtaaaattgaaattatagGATAGTACACTCTGTCTGGCTGTTTAAATTATTCGGTTTCCTATTAGTTACCCTATGTGATTCCTTGTTTTAAGTATATATGCAACTTAAAGAGGGATTTCCTCATTATTGATTTGTTTACTTATATCTTTAACTTTTTCATATTGTATTGATTTCAATATTCTGTTCTATTATGCTCAATTCCTGTTTCGGGCTGTTCAaattatttggtttcctaTTGGTTATCCTATGTGATTCCTTGTTATAGTGTATATACAATTTAAAGAGGGATTTCCTCTTTATCGATTTGTTTAGTTATATCTTTAACTTTTCATATTATAGTGATCTTAATATTCTGTTCAATTATGCTCAATTCCTGACAAATCGTTTTCTTCTGTTTTGTAATTTTGGGTCGCTGATTCAGGGCATATTAAATCTAATTAATGTGGACTTTCAACAGATTAGAAAGATACTTAGAACTAATTCTCATCTGTTTGACAATTGTGTGAAGTAATCACTGTTAGGAAAAAGCCCTTCCAGGGTGATAGGACACTACACATCAGTGTTAAGGGGTTTGGGTGGGTTGAGACTTGCTAATTGATAAGCAATTTCATCACAGTTAAAAAGAAGGTCGAGGGGTGAATTTGCGATTAAGTGTTAGCTTTTGCACCTATTCGAAGGGAAGGGAAAGCATAATTGTGTGGATTACTTGGGCATGCAGTGGATGCGTGGTTACACTGAATCACAGGATTAGTAGATAGACCATGCTGATTgataatatatatgatatgtttgcTACAATTAAATGATGTCTACTTTTTCTCAATCTTAGGAATTATGTAACTTATAATCAATTGCACCAAATTATATATAAGGGTGTGatgctttttgttttgaataaaTTGCAATAAGACGGTGAATTCTGTGCTGATTAAGAAGTAATACTGGTATATTAACAACTTGTTGTGCTAGTTGGAAACATAATGATGCCTTGCTCAGCAGTTATGCTCTTGGCTCAGTGTTATCTTTAGCAACAGTTGAAGTTGTGAATAGATATGAAGGCCATGGTGATGATGTTCTCATGGTGGATCCACATTTGCCCTCTTATGCCTTTTGGGGTAATAGTGGATCAAAACAGCCTGCCCGGGTGGATATTCTGTGCTATTACTTATTTTGCTTTGCTTTTGTTACTTGGTTCCTCTCTAGGAATCCATTATTTAGCAtcaaaaaacaataaaagcaTAGATTAGGACTTGTCCTGCTGTTAATGTTCACTACAAATGGGCACCCTTGATCTActtttttaagcttttctcTAACTTGATAGGAAGCAAGTACTGCTACTAATATTAATGGACTTTTTCTGTGatttaaatatatgaaataGAACAAACATTTCTATTTATATGATttcacaattaaaataataaagcataaaatagcataatattataaaagaaCTATAAATACTCATGTAATAAAATATGATTCCCACCATTAAGTTTTACataaattaagaatataaaaGTATTATGAAATAACACTAAAAGTTCTTCAAAACAATTAAATGgcaactaaaattataaataccatttaaaatttttcgaAACAACTAAATGACAATTAAAACTATAAATACCAATATAATATCTTATAAATAGAGTAGATGGGTGGACATATTAAGATAAAATCTTAGTGACCATTGTCACGATGCTCCTTCCTTGCTACTTTTGTTGGAAAACCACGCTTGCAAATGTcacatttgaatttgataaCATTTTTATCATGAGATTGCTCTTGGTGACTTATAACATTCTTCAAAGACTTGCATTGTCTACTGCAAATGTTGCAAAAGGAATCATAGTCATTACGCTCAACATTTTCAGTAGCAGCATTGGAAGCCATGGTGTGAAAAATAAAGTGAATGGATGAATAAAAAATCTCTAACCAGTTGCTATCAAATTACCAAGAGGAAGGatagttatatatataatagaaataaattgtttttgCATGAGCTggcagtttttttttttttttttgcatctAATATAATGAGCTGGCAGTTGATTCACAGTAAATGAGTAAGAAAGAAATGAGTTGGTTAGTGTGACAAACAACAATAATGTAAATTGTGtgattttcatttcattacCAGTTTTGGTAAACATCATGCAAGTTGCGTGACTCCCCATTATGTTAAATATCAAAGGTGCAATTATGTTGAATATCAAAGTTGATAGCTTTGTCTCCAAAACATCAATCATGTTTAGCTCAAGTTTTTGGGGTGAAAATGATACTTGATAACTATgcttaaataataaatataacaattAATACTTGATAACTCCATAATTCAAAACTCAGACAAGTTGATGAAGCATCCATTGAAAAAAATACGTACCAACTTTATTCTATCAACACGTTTTTAATTGACAAGGAGATATAATTGGTGTGCGATTAATACAAgtcattcttttcttgttgttgaCCAACTGGCAACATACATAGCTGCCATTTCCACAACCAATTTACTAGAAACAGAAGATTATATAGCATGCAATTGCAAGCATAAACCTTGATACCTTACACTTGGTATGGGAAGGGAATAGACACTAGTTGTAGAATTAGATATCTAAGACTATAAGTCTGGAACTGAAGAACGTGCATCAAGTCCAATACAAGAAAACTCCTTGGGACCTGTGACGTTTCAACAACACCATAAATAGAAATTAATGATTTGCCAAAACCTGTCACATACATGTAATGATTTGGTATGGAATAGAAATTATCTCTGCTTTTATGGGGAAATCCAAATATGGATTTAGCACCTAAACAAGTTCATCCTTGTTCCTAAAGGAGATAAACTTCAATGATCAATGTCTACAGCAATGAACCACAGTTGCCACTCCTAAGTTTAGATACAGCTGTAATTCCTATACAACACCAAATTAGAaagataaatgtttaatttataatgaaacaaaatggcaaaattttattaaaaacttaccatcaaaataaaaaaaagatattaacAAATTCCACAGCACAAATTTTCAACTTCACTCCAATATTGGAAAGATGAAATGTTCTatttataatgaaaaaaaggaaaaataaaacaaaaagatgaaATCTTCAAGCTCAGATGAGTATGAAAATATCCCAACTACCCAATGAGACTGTTTCCTCATTCTCAAGCTGGCCTCCAACAATTGAGCCATGTCATGTTTTAGACTTTGGATGACACATGGTTTGTTTCTGCTTCTTGTTATctcttttctaaatttttaaatcttcTTCAGTTCATGTTGCTTGCTGACAAGTGGAACTAATTGCTCTGCATATAGGTTATCATCGACAGAAACAACAAAATGCTGTGCATTACTTGGACAAGGATAGAGTAAGCACACGTTAAAAGGTAATGGCTTCCACACCGCATTCTGCCCttggtttgaaattttgtttcttaatgTTCTGTCATTGGACTCGATCGCTTACCAGGACTAgtttaatgtaaattgcttTCTAGCTGTTGTATAGTTTTATGATAATGGTAATTCTATTAACCTTGTCACTTGgtctaaatattttataatgacGTTAtagatggaatattttaatggTTAAATATAACAAATTATTATGATTAGGTAAGGTAAGAAAGAGTCCATCAACCAAATTATGAGGTTGAAGACGTAAGAAAATTACTAGAAAATAGTGCATTATTATTCTTTCACTTGATTGAAAGCAATGCGTCCATTAATAACTtaatctaaattattttagtaCCAATCAATCACCAGTTCAGTTAATAAACAATCCTACTGCTAATGGTTGGTAAAGTCTAAGTCAACACAGAGCGCAAAAACTGATGTGTGGGAGCGGGTGGATTTGATCAAAGTTGGAATACCTGTACTGAATCAGGATAATgtttctaaattaatttttacaacTCGCTTCTTAGAGGTATGTGGAAAAATGGAAGCTCAGGAGAAAATCGAAGTAAAGTGTTTAAGAAAAGATGAAGCTTGGGAATTGTTTGAAAAGAAGGTTGGAGAAGTAACCCTTGACAGCCATCCAGATACTCGAGGGCTAGCTAAACAAGTAGCTGTAA
It includes:
- the LOC18507155 gene encoding uncharacterized protein LOC18507155 translates to MRGERICDVENADDNVYSETVEPTLTSILQEPGIILFNNEQGFSAQNIGALCDFGSSTKKVSAGYMGKKGIGFKSVFQVTDAPEVHSNGFHVKCDISDGWIGFVLPTLVPSCNVDSFEMLLSGDNNQLDNKCWNTCFVPETSKGNDV